A window from Corynebacterium accolens encodes these proteins:
- the fusA gene encoding elongation factor G — MAQEVLKDLNKVRNIGIMAHIDAGKTTTTERILFYTGINRKVGETHDGASTTDWMAQEKERGITITSAAVTCFWNNNQINIIDTPGHVDFTVEVERSLRVLDGAVAVFDGKEGVEPQSEQVWRQAAKYDVPRICFVNKMDKLGADFYYTVDTIVERLGAKPLVMQLPIGAEDDFDGVVDLLNMQAITWRGKVETGAEPTYEEIPEDLKEKAEQYREQLVEAVAESDEELMEKYFGGEELSIDELKAGIRKLTINSEIYPVYCGTAYRNKGVQPLLDAVVDFLPNPLDVGEVIGHAVGDEDQQLTRKPSVESSFSALSFKIAAHPFFGQLNFVRVYSGQVTPGTEVMNSTKGKKERIGKLFQMHANKENPVEQADAGNIYAVVGLKETTTGDTLCDKNDQIILESMDFPDPVIKVSIEPKTKADQEKLGNAIQKLAAEDPTFTVELDEETGQTVIGGMGELHLDVLVDRMKREFKVEANIGNPQVAYRETIRRKVESIDYTHKKQTGGSGQFAKVICTIEPYNPDPETLEEGESATYAFENAVTGGRVPKEYIPSVDAGIQDAMQYGYLAGFPMVNIKATLEDGAYHDVDSSEMAFKLAGSQVFKEAMAKAKPVLLEPMMAVEVVTPEEYMGTVNGDISSRRGQVFAMEDRSGAKVVKAKVPLSEMFGYIGDLRSSTAGRANFTMVFDSYAEVPSSVAQEIIEERXGGAN, encoded by the coding sequence GTGGCACAAGAAGTGCTCAAGGATCTGAACAAGGTCCGCAACATTGGCATCATGGCCCACATCGATGCTGGTAAGACGACCACCACCGAGCGTATTCTCTTCTACACCGGTATTAACCGTAAGGTGGGCGAGACCCACGACGGTGCATCCACCACTGACTGGATGGCACAGGAAAAGGAACGCGGCATCACCATTACCTCGGCTGCCGTGACCTGTTTCTGGAACAACAACCAGATCAACATCATTGACACCCCGGGTCACGTTGACTTCACCGTTGAGGTTGAGCGCTCCCTGCGTGTCCTCGATGGCGCCGTCGCCGTCTTCGACGGTAAGGAAGGTGTGGAGCCACAGTCCGAGCAGGTGTGGCGCCAGGCCGCTAAGTACGACGTTCCGCGTATCTGTTTCGTCAACAAGATGGACAAGCTGGGCGCAGACTTCTACTACACCGTTGACACCATCGTTGAGCGCCTGGGTGCCAAGCCGCTCGTTATGCAGCTGCCTATCGGCGCTGAGGATGACTTCGACGGCGTTGTTGACCTGCTGAACATGCAGGCCATCACCTGGCGCGGCAAGGTCGAGACCGGCGCTGAGCCAACCTACGAGGAGATCCCTGAGGACCTCAAGGAAAAGGCTGAGCAGTACCGCGAGCAGCTGGTTGAGGCCGTTGCAGAGTCTGATGAAGAACTCATGGAGAAGTACTTCGGCGGCGAAGAGCTCTCCATCGACGAGCTGAAGGCCGGCATCCGTAAGCTGACCATCAACTCCGAGATTTACCCGGTCTACTGCGGTACCGCTTACCGCAACAAGGGTGTCCAGCCGCTGCTGGATGCTGTTGTGGACTTCCTGCCTAACCCGCTGGACGTGGGCGAGGTTATCGGCCACGCTGTGGGCGATGAGGACCAGCAGCTTACCCGTAAGCCTTCCGTTGAGTCTTCCTTCTCCGCACTGTCCTTCAAGATTGCAGCTCACCCGTTCTTCGGTCAGCTCAACTTCGTGCGCGTGTACTCCGGCCAGGTCACCCCTGGTACCGAGGTCATGAACTCCACCAAGGGCAAGAAGGAGCGCATCGGTAAGCTCTTCCAGATGCACGCCAACAAGGAGAACCCGGTGGAGCAGGCTGACGCCGGCAACATCTACGCCGTTGTTGGTCTGAAGGAAACCACCACCGGTGACACCCTGTGTGACAAGAATGACCAGATCATTCTTGAGTCCATGGACTTCCCGGATCCGGTTATCAAGGTCTCCATCGAGCCAAAGACCAAGGCCGACCAGGAGAAGCTGGGTAACGCCATCCAGAAGCTTGCTGCCGAGGATCCAACCTTCACCGTTGAGCTGGATGAGGAAACCGGCCAGACCGTCATCGGCGGTATGGGCGAGCTCCACCTCGACGTGCTTGTTGACCGCATGAAGCGCGAGTTTAAGGTCGAGGCGAACATCGGTAACCCACAGGTTGCTTACCGCGAGACCATTCGCCGCAAGGTGGAGTCCATCGACTACACCCACAAGAAGCAGACCGGTGGTTCCGGCCAGTTCGCAAAGGTCATCTGCACCATCGAGCCGTACAACCCGGACCCAGAGACCTTGGAAGAGGGCGAATCTGCAACTTACGCCTTCGAGAACGCCGTTACCGGTGGCCGCGTGCCGAAGGAATACATTCCTTCCGTCGATGCTGGTATCCAGGACGCTATGCAGTACGGCTACCTGGCTGGCTTCCCGATGGTCAACATCAAGGCAACGCTGGAAGACGGCGCTTACCACGACGTTGACTCCTCCGAGATGGCCTTCAAGCTGGCTGGCTCCCAGGTATTCAAGGAAGCTATGGCCAAGGCAAAGCCGGTTCTGCTGGAGCCAATGATGGCCGTTGAGGTTGTTACCCCTGAGGAGTACATGGGTACCGTTAACGGTGACATCTCCTCCCGTCGTGGCCAGGTCTTCGCCATGGAAGACCGCTCTGGTGCCAAGGTTGTCAAGGCCAAGGTTCCGCTGTCTGAAATGTTCGGCTACATCGGTGACCTGCGTTCTTCCACCGCAGGCCGCGCTAACTTCACCATGGTCTTCGACTCCTACGCTGAGGTTCCTTCCTCCGTGGCTCAGGAGATCATCGAAGAGCGCMCSGGCGGCGCTAACTAA
- the tuf gene encoding elongation factor Tu: protein MAKEKFERTKPHVNIGTIGHVDHGKTTTTAAITKVLADQYPEENQAFAFDMIDKAPEEKERGITINISHVEYSTPKRHYAHVDAPGHADYIKNMITGAAQMDGAILVVAATDGPMPQTREHVLLARQVGVPYILVALNKCDMVDDEEIIELVEMEISELLAEQDYDEEAPIVHISALKALEGDEKWVQSIVDLMEACDNSIPDPERATDQPFLMPIEDIFTITGRGTVVTGRVERGRLNVNEDVEIIGIQEKSQNTTVTGIEMFRKMMDYTEAGDNCGLLLRGTKREDVERGQVVIKPGAYTPHTKFEGSVYVLKKDEGGRHTPFMNNYRPQFYFRTTDVTGVVNLPEGTEMVMPGDNVEMSVELIQPVAMDEGLRFAIREGSRTVGAGRVTKVLD from the coding sequence GTGGCAAAGGAGAAGTTCGAGCGTACGAAGCCGCATGTGAACATCGGCACCATCGGACACGTCGACCACGGCAAGACCACCACCACCGCAGCGATCACCAAGGTTCTGGCTGACCAGTACCCTGAGGAGAACCAGGCATTCGCGTTCGACATGATCGACAAGGCTCCTGAGGAGAAGGAGCGCGGTATTACCATTAACATCTCCCACGTGGAGTACTCCACCCCGAAGCGTCACTACGCACACGTTGACGCCCCGGGCCACGCCGACTACATCAAGAACATGATTACCGGCGCAGCTCAGATGGACGGCGCTATCTTGGTTGTTGCTGCAACCGATGGCCCGATGCCACAGACCCGCGAGCACGTTTTGCTTGCTCGCCAGGTTGGCGTTCCTTACATCCTCGTTGCACTGAACAAGTGCGACATGGTTGACGATGAGGAAATCATCGAGCTCGTGGAGATGGAAATCTCCGAGCTGCTCGCAGAGCAGGACTACGATGAGGAAGCTCCTATCGTTCACATCTCCGCTCTGAAGGCACTCGAGGGTGACGAGAAGTGGGTGCAGTCCATCGTTGACCTGATGGAGGCCTGCGACAACTCCATCCCTGATCCGGAGCGCGCTACCGATCAGCCGTTCTTGATGCCTATCGAGGACATCTTCACCATTACCGGCCGCGGTACCGTTGTTACCGGCCGTGTTGAGCGTGGTCGTCTGAACGTCAACGAGGACGTTGAGATCATCGGTATCCAGGAGAAGTCCCAGAACACCACCGTTACCGGTATCGAGATGTTCCGCAAGATGATGGACTACACCGAGGCTGGCGACAACTGTGGTCTGCTTCTGCGTGGTACCAAGCGCGAAGACGTTGAGCGTGGCCAGGTTGTTATCAAGCCGGGCGCTTACACCCCTCACACCAAGTTCGAGGGTTCCGTCTACGTCCTGAAGAAGGACGAGGGCGGCCGCCACACCCCGTTCATGAACAACTACCGTCCTCAGTTCTACTTCCGCACCACCGACGTTACCGGTGTTGTGAACCTGCCTGAGGGCACCGAGATGGTTATGCCTGGCGACAACGTTGAGATGTCTGTTGAGCTCATCCAGCCTGTTGCTATGGACGAGGGCCTGCGCTTCGCTATCCGCGAGGGCTCCCGCACCGTCGGCGCTGGCCGCGTTACCAAGGTTCTTGACTAA